A genomic segment from Peromyscus maniculatus bairdii isolate BWxNUB_F1_BW_parent chromosome 11, HU_Pman_BW_mat_3.1, whole genome shotgun sequence encodes:
- the Vangl2 gene encoding vang-like protein 2, with product MDTESQYSGYSYKSGHSRSSRKHRDRRDRHRSKSRDGSRGDKSVTIQAPGEPLLDNESTRGDERDDNWGETTTVVTGTSEHSISHDDLTRIAKDMEDSVPLDCSRHLGVAAGATLALLSFLTPLAFLLLPPLLWREELEPCGTACEGLFISVAFKLLILLLGSWALFFRRPKASLPRVFVLRALLMVLVFLLVISYWLFYGVRILDARERSYQGVVQFAVSLVDALLFVHYLAVVLLELRQLQPQFTLKVVRSTDGASRFYNVGHLSIQRVAVWILEKYYHDFPVYNPALLNLPKSVLAKKVSGFKVYSLGEENSTNNSTGQSRAVIAAAARRRDNSHNEYYYEEAEHERRVRKRRARLVVAVEEAFTHIKRLQEEEQKNPREVMDPREAAQAIFASMARAMQKYLRTTKQQPYHTMESILQHLEFCITHDMTPKAFLERYLAAGPTIQYHKERWLAKQWTLVSEEPVTNGLKDGIVFLLKRQDFSLVVSTKKVPFFKLSEEFVDPKSHKFVMRLQSETSV from the exons ATGGACACCGAGTCCCAGTACTCGGGCTATTCTTATAAGTCGGGCCATTCCCGCAGCTCCCGAAAGCATCG GGACCGGCGGGACCGACACCGCTCTAAGAGCCGGGATGGGAGCCGTGGAGATAAATCGGTGACGATCCAGGCTCCAGGAGAGCCCCTGCTGGACAATGAGTCCACTAGGGGAGATGAGCGG GACGACAACTGGGGAGAAACCACAACCGTTGTCACAGGCACCTCTGAGCACAGCATCTCCCACGATGACCTCACGCGCATCGCCAAGGACATGGAGGACAGCGTCCCGCTGGATTGTTCGCGCCACTTGGGCGTGGCGGCGGGGGCCACGCTGGCGCTGCTCTCTTTCCTCACCCCACTGgctttcctgcttctgcctccgctGCTGTGGCGGGAGGAGCTGGAGCCATGTGGGACAGCCTGTGAGGGCCTCTTCATCTCTGTGGCCTTCAAGCTGCTCATCCTGCTGCTGGGCAGCTGGGCTCTGTTCTTCCGCCGGCCCAAGGCCTCGCTGCCCCGAGTCTTCGTGTTGCGCGCCTTGCTCATGGTGCTCGTCTTCCTGCTGGTTATCTCCTACTGGCTCTTCTACGGCGTGCGCATCTTGGATGCCCGGGAGCGCAGCTACCAGGGCGTGGTGCAGTTTGCCGTTTCGCTAGTGGACGCCCTGCTCTTCGTGCACTACCTGGCTGTGGTTCTGCTGGAGCTACGccagctccagccccagttcACGCTCAAGGTCGTGCGATCGACGGACGGGGCCAGCCGCTTCTACAATGTCGGCCATCTCAG CATCCAGCGAGTGGCAGTGTGGATCCTGGAGAAGTATTACCATGACTTCCCTGTCTACAACCCCGCCCTCCTCAACCTGCCCAAGTCCGTCCTGGCCAAGAAAGTGTCTGGCTTCAAGGTGTATTCTCTCGGAGAGG AAAACAGCACCAATAACTCCACTGGCCAGTCAAGGGCTGTGATTGCGGCAGCGGCGCGGAGGCGGGACAACAGCCACAACGAGTATTACTACGAGGAGGCCGAGCATGAGCGCAGAGTGCGCAAGCGCAGGGCCAG GCTCGTGGTGGCGGTGGAGGAGGCCTTCACTCACATTAAGCGGctgcaggaagaggagcagaagAACCCCAGGGAGGTGATGGATCCCCGGGAAGCAGCCCAAGCCATCTTTGCATCCATGGCCCGTGCCATGCAGAAGTACCTTCGGACCACCAAGCAGCAGCCTTACCACACCATGGAGAGCATCCTGCAGCACCTGGAATTCTGCATCACTCACGACATGACACCCAAG GCCTTTCTGGAGCGATACTTGGCAGCTGGACCTACCATCCAGTACCACAAGGAACGTTGGCTGGCCAAACAGTGGACCTTGGTGAGCGAGGAGCCGGTGACCAACGGGCTTAAGGATGGCATCGTTTTCCTCTTAAAACGCCAGGACTTCAGCCTGGTGGTGAGCACCAAGAAGGTGCCCTTCTTCAAACTCTCTGAGGAATTTGTGGATCCCAAGTCACATAAGTTTGTCATGCGGCTGCAGTCGGAGACCTCCGTGTGA